TGTCAAATCTGAACCGAATAGAGTATGCACTAAAACGcacacatcaacacacactTTTTTTAGTTGAAGTAAGCTGTCAAAAGCCTTGGCGTAGTAAGGTGCTTGTTTGCGACCTATATTCGTTCATATTCGTTTCACTGTGGAATTTATACTTGCGAACAATAGTGATCGTCGATGTTCTAATGTGCTAATACCCAAAGTACACTTGCAGCGTCGATGAATCATTTCGAAATATTGTCATTCCTTTATTAACATAAACACATCTTCCTGTAATAGGCTTGTAACATTTCTAAGCAGTCAGTTTTTCTGTGGTTATCACTGTAGCTGTCCCAACCCCTTAGCAGAAGTCGCCCCATCACAGCAGTCTGCCCTGTCAGTTTGTATGATACAATTTTCGACGCCAATCCTCCGGCACCGCATTATAACAGAGATTTATCGCTCTTTTGACAatgtttgaataaaatattatcatactgacacacacaggcaccatcacacacaccgaacatCCGATCACATACCATTACGTGCGCTCTATTGCACGCCTAACCCACCGGTAGGCGGCCTTGGGTACCACCTGCTCTTCGACACATTGGTAGCAAGACGACGGACGCTGTTATTgggacaaccaaccaacggaaagCAGAGACGGATATCTGATTGAGGTTATGATGATTTTTCGGCAAACGGTGTCTGTGGAAAGCGGACCATGTAGAGGCTGTTCCCAGAAAACCGGCGGTAAGCAATAGCTTGCTTGGCATTTATCGATGAAAACCCTCAAGCCGAGAGCCAGCCACATGCGTAAAAGGGGGAATGAAGATACAAATTTGATGTATAGCCCGTTCACAGGTTCTCGTCTTAATCTTGAAGCGTTACGTGTCGCAGCTTGGCAAAGTCCATCCTCCTCCGTTCGAAACGACAAAGAACTCAACACACAGGTATCACACACATTGGACCACAGATGAGGCGCTGACCGTTGACAACACCGCCAACCCATGGCTCTAGCCTCCGAAGCACCCGAGGTTGATGATAAGTCCTTGATAAAGGTTACATTGATGAAGTTTTGCTCGGTGGCTAGTTGATCCATCGTCTTAGAAAGCCCGGACGTTCGAGGGATTGCCAAAAATGAATTATGCATTAAATTTACACCTTCTCGAACCATCCTTGCGCCTTCCATGTGTACCCAGGATTGGCAACGATCCTTGGGACGCACTGTTATTGGATCGATAAATATTTGTACAGCTTTCGAGGCCAAGAACCGGCGGACAACAGtcccagcgagcgagcgggcggtATAGGAAGGGACGgcatcatcaaacaaacgaaaggaagcgaaCGCAATGAAAGGGGTCATTTGGAAGAAATTAGAGAATCGATTAGGAGAATCGAATGGTAGCCTCAAGCAGAGCGCTTTTAGCCATAAGAGTAGCAGCCCCAGGGGTGGATGGTGATGGGCATCGAAGATTTAGGACACCGGGAACCCCAGTTGGTAGCAGGCTAGCCGTAGGAGGAGGTGTTTGGGAGGAAACTTTTTCCGCAAACATACgtgcccggttccggttgattAAGTGTTGGTCTCCAGAGTGTTACTTCTCACCCGCAGACTGGCACGATAAAGTGCGAGATCAGGAGTGACCGCGTGCACAGCATGTTGCAGAAGAAGCGTTGCGAAGAAGCGAAGTAGAAAATCTGGGCAGCGTCTCTTGAAGCGGGTATCAGCTTCAAGTCGTGCAAATATTTACAGAGGTCACGCGTGAgatgcgtgcgtttgtgctgGTGTTTTCCTGGACTCGATAACTCTGTTAGATGCTTGTTTAAGCAAAAGGCACTCAACGTAAAGAGGTGAAACGGGGATTTGTTTATTCTTTCGTAACTTTGGCTATTGTGAATCTGTAAGAATTCCCAATCTAACCTTCGAAGCGTTCTTGGAATAATTTGAAGAGTTATTACACGAATCAATGTGCAAATGGATGGATAATCGAATCGCTGGTTTTATTGCCTGTCCTCTCTTTGCTGGACCATTTGACAAATTGTTGTCCTCCTAAGCACACCTACGAAACGATGCTGCAAATCCTATGATTTATTGTTCCGTCAGcgtatttttttcattcaaatttcaaattaagTTAGGATGGCCGAGTGGAGTGGGGAGTGACGCATGAATTAATTTCCCAACGGACCTACCTTTCCAGCCGTCCAATCCAAATGAGTCCAAGTGTGAAACGCTGATATGCCAGTCAACCACGTCCGGTGAAGCTGTTGATCTATGTCCGGAAAGGGTGATCGAAGCCAGCCCAAACCATGCGTAACGTCAatcgtctcggtctcgggcaACACTTCCGGTCGTCCGGTTGAAATTGGTTGTGGAGAGGAGACCCAACGAACCAGAACAGCAATATCGAAAAGGTAAAGGCCCTTGAGTCCAGCCTCTGAATCATTACGGATAGAGCAAACAGACGCTGCTGTATCATCAACAGAttggaaccggaaccagaaaCGTAACCGAATCCGGGCAATCCATGGGACTGCCTGAGGCTTGGCGCTATCTCAGTTTCCGGTCTCTCAATtgtcgcgtgcgtgcgtgcactgATCACCTGCGTGTCGATACGCCCGATGGTCGTCTGTAGCTGAATTTATGAGCGACATTTAAGCTCCTCCATAAATCATTgcccacacaaaaaaacgatttcattGCTTTAACAAGGGCTCCATTGCTCTGCACATGGCCGGACCATTGGAAGGGTTGTGGATTGCGTATCTCGAAACCTTTATTACTTGACTAAGATCCAACCACGCGGCACCGGcttgtctcgcacttttttttatcttcgcTTCTATGCTTGTTGCTCtgattatctctctctctctctctctctctctctctctctctctctctctcttcctctctctttctctctctctctctctcactctttaaTTCTCTATTACTCCCTTTTCGACTGACCCCAGTATAATGTAGCGATAAGTAGCACGGAGAAGAGTGAATAGTGAAAAAAGTGGCCACACACTCTCGCCGTTTTCAAATGTTCCCATCGGATTCACCTTCGTCACTcggtaccgtaccgtggcATAAATCATATTAATAAGAATTTATGGTGCGCAATGTGTGCATTTTCGTAAAAAAACGAGTTCTCGTGGAAGATTTGTGCTTTACTAAAGGTGCAGAAAGTGGACAAAGGTatttgaattttcaaacaaCAGATAGACGATGCAAATACATACGAAATCCTCGTTTAGGATTAGTTAGACTATGTTAAACTACGCAAACGATCATTAAGTGCAGGTTTCCAGCCCGGACCAAAATAAATCTCTAATTTTGATGTGAAAGTCATATTTAGATTGGTCACTGGGATAAAGTTATGTGAATTaaatatcaaataaaacattctATCCCAAGATTGGTTTATATTTCACAGAACTTTtcacaccatttttttttcaaagtaaATTTTAGTTTTTCACGAGGTCTTTCGGAAAGCTCCAGCACCTTTGGATAAGCTTCAAATTTCTCAGATACGAATTGCATGCCACAAACAGAATTGTCGTGAGCATTTTATCAGTTTGCATACAAGCTACACCCTTCGAGAACTCCTAAAAGCGaacagggtggcaacgtggAAATTATTCcattaatttttttctcttcatttgcTTCACATTTGTTGTATACAGAAATTAGTAAATTGCAGTCTAAATCTGAAAGAATGAAACAGTTTCGTTATACAAATTATTACAACTGACATTCGTTCAACTAATTATTTATTGCCTATTATTCCGTGAATACACCAAAGATTATGCTATTTGATTGGTCAAATTCCTTAATTATGATGTCAAACCATTGGAATACACCAACTCGATGaactaaaataaatataaaaacgaAATGCACATCTTGTCACAACAAAGAGACATGCGAAGCGTTAATGTTAAATTTTATAACAATGATAATTCAAATAATGATATTACTATCACGTTACCACCCTGTATGACCGACGCGACAATAACTCGAAGTTTATAACTCGTTTCTACGAACTTGCTTACGCATACGTTATGTTTCGCGTGTTATTGGGATTTTTGGaatctgtttgtgtttgttcgaGCGCCACGCGATAAGAATATTTGGATTGATAAAAGGGTATAGTAAAGCGATCCGGAGCAAACATAGATATAGAAATGTCCAACGAGCGTGAGGCGGCTTTCCTGAAGGAAGAACTTCCAAAGCAGATTCTTGTTCATTCGCCAGAATTAGAAGACGATGGAGTGTTTTCAGAGGTGGAGCTAACAACTCCAGAACATTTGGATGGGTTTATGTCCACCATTCACAAGTTATCGTTTCAATACCATAAAAAGGATGGCAGGTAAGCAAAAGATGGCAGGTTCCCATCGTTCTTTTGAGCTAATCTTATCTTCTCCCTCCGACGACAGTGATGTACGTAGATTGGACCTAATGGTGAAAGTAATGAAAGGCAGTGATGAGTTTCGCGAATCTTCATTAACTAAAATACAATTCGGAAATGAAATCTACATCTACACGCACGTGCTCCCGGTATTCCGCGATTTACTGGCTGGAACAGAAGTTCAGGCAGACTGGTACCCCGGAGTGTACTTCGGTGAGGCTGGTTCCTTTCCTAGCTACAGCGATCAGTATGAAACGATGCTGGTGCTAGAAAACATATCACCCCTGGGTTATGTGGCCGGTCCTCGATTGGATCTAGAGGAGACGCATCTTCGATTAATGGCTCGTAATATTGCATCATTCCATGCTTGCACGTACGCTCTGCGTATTCGTAACGATCCTCGTTTGCAGCAGTTGATCGATGGTATTACACCACTTGACTATGTGCATGGAGATAAAACGTTCACCAGCTATGATGTGCTGTTAAGACTAGGTGCTGACCGATGGTACAGCTACCTAGACAAACATCCAGAGTTGCTTGAGAAACTGAGCTTCAAACAGGACATGGAACAGCTGCGAAAACGCTATGAAGCTACACCAATACGGTTGATGCAGAAACTGCTCGCACGAGATGATGTGTTTTCGGCGATTCTCCACGGTGACTATAACAGAAACAATGTTCTGTTCAAGCTAGATGATACTGGCAAACCGATCGCTCTGAAGATGTTCGACTTTCAAGAAAATCGTTACGCCACACCGGCCATTGATTTGGCCTTTTTCATGTACATGAGCATGACAGAAGAACTGCGAGAGCGGTGCTGGGATAGTCTTTTAGAAGACTATCATAGCACAATGTTACGTTCGTTGGCCGCGATACTAAAGGTAAACGAAAAGGATTCTCTTCTTGATTCTTACCGTTTCAAACCGTTTATAGAGCATTTCAAACGACACGCAACTTACGGTGTATTCGTAACGCTCCACTTTCTACCGTGGATGATGTGTTCTGAGGAAGAGTGCAAACAACTATCATACCACTTTGCGCGAGATCTGCACTCCAAGGAACTGGCCCACTGGACCCTAGTGTGCGGTGGAGAAGAAGTGGACAAACGACTGGCGGGGGTACTGCAGCATGCCAGTAGCAAAGGCTACTTTGCCATTGTTGATGAGGATTAGAGCGGCGCCCTTTCTTGTGCGTTTGATATTGGGAACGAATTTATTGTTGCATTTAATAATTTCATATCAACTTCCTAAGTCACTAAAAGTGCTTTTATTATTACGATTTTTTACgagagaaataaaacaatttcacCTAATATTACGTAATAAGATGGGTTAAATCTTACAAAAAATCCTTCAATGGTTGCGTTCCACAACGTAGCCCGATAACCGTCAAGCTATCCTTGACTATCGTTTGAAGTAGAAACAAACGTCCTCTCGTATAGTCGACTGCTAAGTTTAAGATGCATGCACCGGCGTGGCCTGTATAGTCCTCTCGTATTCCCCACGGGAAACACCGATGACCAACAGTTTCTTTCGTTCACCGTATTGTGTCCAAGAAAAGAGATACCTTTATACCTTTATGGTTTGATTTGGTACATTCTATTCACTATGTAAGATCCTTTATTTGCCTTAGAAAGTCACACATTTTCAGCACGTTCTGATTGAGTTGCGGTCATGTTGAAGtcatcgtcagcgtcgtcgtcttcgaatGAGTTTGGTCGTCATGTCCCCTGTGTATGCGAATCGTATCATTATGCATTTGATACTAAAGCAGACCTATGGTCACTTACGATAGCCGTTAGTAGCTGTTGCTTTGACGCGGCCATTTACTAGGCACCGAATGAAGACCGAAAAGAACacattt
The sequence above is a segment of the Anopheles darlingi chromosome 2, idAnoDarlMG_H_01, whole genome shotgun sequence genome. Coding sequences within it:
- the LOC125950070 gene encoding uncharacterized protein LOC125950070 produces the protein MSNEREAAFLKEELPKQILVHSPELEDDGVFSEVELTTPEHLDGFMSTIHKLSFQYHKKDGSDVRRLDLMVKVMKGSDEFRESSLTKIQFGNEIYIYTHVLPVFRDLLAGTEVQADWYPGVYFGEAGSFPSYSDQYETMLVLENISPLGYVAGPRLDLEETHLRLMARNIASFHACTYALRIRNDPRLQQLIDGITPLDYVHGDKTFTSYDVLLRLGADRWYSYLDKHPELLEKLSFKQDMEQLRKRYEATPIRLMQKLLARDDVFSAILHGDYNRNNVLFKLDDTGKPIALKMFDFQENRYATPAIDLAFFMYMSMTEELRERCWDSLLEDYHSTMLRSLAAILKVNEKDSLLDSYRFKPFIEHFKRHATYGVFVTLHFLPWMMCSEEECKQLSYHFARDLHSKELAHWTLVCGGEEVDKRLAGVLQHASSKGYFAIVDED